The sequence below is a genomic window from Ciona intestinalis chromosome 1, KH, whole genome shotgun sequence.
ctCATAAAAACTATTACCGACATGCTCATATTCATAGATAAATGAATATTGGTCATTTTGAATTAGAACTATATTCAGTCATTATACTATGACATGCAATTTCTTTAGTAATTTTGAAACTACCCTAGTGTCCTACCAACTGTGTTTCTTTTGCTGAAGTTTCGTTTCACAACTTCTTTCCTGTTGTCGTATGGTGATAATCTCAACTGCATTGGATAAATTTCAACGACGcatttcttaaaaaatgatCCCTGCTCTATCACCTGTTATGCAACAAACtcagtatatatatgtatatataaaaagcaGAGCTGAAGTCTATTGCATTTACgatacaaataaatagaacTTACCTATGTTTGCAACTATgtgttaaatgtatttaagAAATGTCAACTTATAAGTTTGTTTCAAAAGCGCCTGTCCAAAATCactaaatttgaaaacacacctTCCTTTCAATTGCCATTCCATCAGCAACCAATCCATATGTGTTAACTAAATACTCCCAACCAGTTTTTGGGAGCATCACAAATTCGACATCTTCGGATAGATTGTCCTTCATTTGCTCATATGTCTCATCTGCAATGGAAATATAGAAGAGTTAGGTTAAAATAACAGTTTGATCTGTCATATTGCTAAGGGGAAAAGCTGTTATTTCTAACATTATAAATGCAGATACATACAGAACAGACCTGAatattaaataagaaaaaaatggttttaaaattagttgGCTGATGTTATTAGCAAAACTTTAATACATAACAGTTTTGGAAGCTCGACACAGACCAGTAAATATGTCTGTGTTGTCTATTGGGCCAGGGTTTAGGTTTGAGTTGTTTTTCGATTCCCAGCCATATCCATCATTTTCCACATATTTTTTCCACTGATCATACCAACGTTTGTCAATGAGGTACCTGCAATAGGTATTAAAgtatacaaatgttttaaacgcTATCTTTAAATTGCACGAATGCAAGATTGAAAAGAAggaactttttttacaattttggcATGGTTTCATTCAGACTAGTTTACTTAATAGTGATTAAAGAAGATTTTGAAACAGGTTTGTTCAACAGtacttattgttttataataaaaaggcGATATTAAATGACTGACATACCAAAGctcattcttttttaattcttgATTTGCTAAACTctgtattttctttttttctgctTCCAAATTTTGAGGGGCCCCTCCACCCCCCTTGTTTTCAGGCAGTTGAcccattttaattaaaactaaataaacaaaggTCTGTTACATAAAACTTTGACAATCAATGCACTGAATGAATGCAGTCTGTTACGGGCTCTATAAATAGCCAAAGCGCACGGACTTTTTAATATGAACCATCACTTTCCTAGCGCACAATATGTTATGTTGCAAAATTCGACAGTGTATGATATAAAGTGTGTTAGATATGTTACATAAATCCTTAAATCATACCCGGAACTTAAAAACTGTACACTCAGAAACAGCGATGAAAACACGGACACAGTACATAATACTGTTTTCCGCAAATGGTCAACCGATTTCCGCAAATAGTAAATTTTATCATGgatctttaaatttttgttgacATATCCCAAATGCTTGGATTTATCTTGAACCATAGATATAAAACGCCTACAAAGTGTAGGAAACCGGCGAAAACCTGTTTGCGGGTTTTCGTAATTATTCCGAAAGTTTTTCAAATGCACATTGGTACGGATAAACTTTACGTACTGCGCACACTCCTCACAATGTGATACACACTGCTGCAGACACCGCGTAACGCACTGCAGAACACGACACATTTCGGTACACATTACACACTGACATTTTGCAGGGAGTCGCTTGTATCCTCTATGTTTATTTGATGGTATGAGGTTATCGAACTAGGATACGCACAGATGTTTATTTGATGGTATGAGGTTATCGAACTAGGATACGCTCGACTCCTAATGCAGTTCCCAGGTGCTTCCGAAAGTGAAGTTTGACGCTGTATTGTATACATGTCGTTAATATAGTAGGTCTACTATAGTGACCTGGCAATATTAGATGAGCCACGGTAGTTGAAAAATACTCCAATGTTatcataaactttttattctcgATTCGTATTGTTATTATGTAGCCGAAACTTTACCTGTCCGTGCGACAGACTGTATTACATACGAGACTCGGTGGCGCAATAAACACCTGTGTGTGCCTTTAACTcgaagagaataaagaaagaaGCTCACACTTTGTGTTTGAATATAGGAGGAATATGGCGGCGGAATATGATACTAATCAAATGAGGGGATTAGATAACCTGGGCGACGAATTTATCTGCAGTAAATCAAATACAATATAAgcattatatatgtttgtgcCAGATATAAGCGtgaaacgaaaaaaaataggTTAGACTAGGTCATTGCTCGCCCCACACCATGTTCGTTCATTCGCTTGGGTGATGTTCAATCGCGTAGAAGCGGAACCAGTCTGCTGTATGTCGACTTACCACAAAACAAATGAGATCACTTTACGGGAATAATATTATCATCTTGCTGTAAGTTGGATAGTTGAAGCTAGACAGACACAGCAAGCTTTAAGTTAAAGTGGGCCTTAGATACTTATATAGAACTAGtgacaatatatataacaaaagaCTGATAAGCTATGTATTAGGTGGAGGAAAGATTGGACATGCTTAGCAAATAATGtcttaatatcctgatcgtgtttcaaacaattaacaatggtttatggaagtcgtgagaatacggttttatatttatttgaatgatctttgtttactaccaaatgggacgagagaatagaataaaaatgtgtcccatctttccccacactgcttattatagtttaataaataagtcgtattattaaactattgaTATATTTCTGCAAATCAAATTCGctggttttgtttattttacctgtagttcattatataattaaattattcTTTAGTTGATTTGAAGTTTTCTCTTTCATAGCAGTCATGAGTTTTTCTAATGAATTAATGGCTCGACAACGTCCTGAAAGCCAACATATATACTCAGAAATACGAGATGTTGATAGAACTATAGCGAATGAAGAACTATATGCTCAACTAAACCGGATTGAAACCCTGCCGTATTTCCGAGATGTCAACCGCACCGAGGTAGGCTACAGTCTCTACAATAGGCTACATATTTACCTTCTATAAGAAAGACGTGACACcttatagcacataatgtccaaatattctgattgtttttaaacaattcaaagcggtctatgggagtggtgaggacacggttttataattccttaaacgttctttgtttattaccaaatgggacgagaaaatagaataaaggtgtcccatctcccgcCACCCTACTTTTATAGAAAGTTGGggtataagttaaaaaatggaaaaattataattgttttcttAAAGGTACCTATTTAAACTTAGACAAAACGCATGTTAGCAGCATTATTTACCAGTGTATTGAATTATAAATCCAATATCGCGTAGTTTATTTAATCAGActgaactatttttttaaattagggTTACAAGAATCacataaaaactgttttcaaagttataatatatataaaattacgTTGCAAAATAATAGCACAGCTGGATAGTTTCGGTATAGGTAAACTACAATTTGCagaatactttttaaaaatattttactttgtgtcccgtcttgccccactTTCTACCTTTTGCAGGTACTgtatttcaataatttatacttcCTGAGTAATTTCAACtgttataataacaaaatatatgaacaaTAAATTACTCATCACGTTAAGATAGACTATAATGAGAAGTAGCTTGTGCGAAATACAATGCAGCAATACCAAGTTTGtggcaaaaatataaactttattataagtaaatataaactgtCTGGTATATTATTATGTTCAAATATACATTGTAGAATTGGCCACTGTAATCAATTGAGGAACCATTTGCTCATTCAATGACATACtcaagttaaaatttataacagtGCGGCGAGACAGtcaatgtttaaactttattttcaaagcctacaatattatttcgtgttactTACGTGTAGTCCTAATAATAATTTTCTTGATAAACCAAAATTACCatggtttttaaattgtctcATCTTATCTTGTCCGTTTGCGAAACTTATAAATGACACAAAACAATCATAACCACAAAAGTACATTTTGATTTAAGAGCAATATGTAGGCTACTTAAGTGTTCCATCATACCCTACCCTAATATATAGGTTGGTGGAAGACGTggcacctttggcacataatatccaaatatcgtggttttaaaccattaacaacggtgtgtGGGGGTCGTAAGGAAACGGTactataattctttgaatatccTTTGTTATAACCATCAAATGGGAtggagaaatagaatgaaaaggtgtaccatcttccaccaccctgtAACGTTTCTCGCTGTACAGGCGGAAGACATATTGGAACGCCATGCTAAAGAACCCGGAGTGTTTTTGTTACGCTGGAGCAGCGAACCTCTACGAGTGGCTATTACTTCAGTGTAAGTCACAATTATAAAGTTATGATATGTGGTATAGACCACATTTCCATAACTGTGGTATAGGCTTCAACAGCGGTATATTTAATGTCACATTTTTGAAATGGCAGAGTAAGCAAAGGACGAATTGCACATGTACAAATCATCGTTAAACAAGGAACATATCACCTCGAAAAAGACATTCCGTTTCACAGCATCCAAGATCTGGTTGCCTACTATGCTTGCCGCCCTATACCTGCTTTTACACAGTTTAATTCTGACGCACGGTTGACGTGAGTATTCGATATGCCATGCAATGCCTAAGAGAATATTTTGCCTTTCAGTTTATAATAATGTACGTACCACAGCAAACCTATTAAGAGATGTATTCGCCCTTCCTCTCAACCAAGAATCCCTGGTGTGTCGAGACCTCTACAACGGCCAACCATCTGCTATAGGTAATAGGCTATACTAAAATATACTTGGGATGTTTTCGTGTAATTTTTGGAGGATTTAACGAAATGCAATTTTCAGCTCACAAGACCAATACCGCTCATTTGGAGATACCGACGATACCCAACCAAAACACATTGTCCAGAGTAGTTGCCACTGTGAACGTCATTCATATACAAGCATGCGTTTACAAAGACGATAGACACTGTCATTTAAACTGTAGTGTATGGCGTATGCAAATAATAGCCGAGAAACGAGCACTTTTAATGTGCGGTATACACAAGTAAGACATGGACGTCTTGTTACAGCTATGCAGGATGTTCTATGCAAAGTGGGCGGACTCTGGAAAGTGCGACGTGGATATTTATCCAAGCATGGAAAAAAATTGTAGCACAGCGAATTTCATAACGCATTTCATGACGTTCTTGTTGCATTTTATGACCAACAAAGACACGGTGATGCTGTAAAAACGACAAAACAATACTAAACATGTGTTGCTTCCGTATTCAAATTTATCACAAAATGTGTTTCTTGacgaaatgtgttttaaatttatcacgAAATGTGTtttcttgtttcttttattacaCAATGTGATAAGTCATTACTACCGAGCCTTTAGCGGACCGCACTACCGATGGCAAGCACTTTTTGCTATTTGTGTTAGCTCAATAAACTTTTCTACGATAAAGATACAGCATGAAACTAGGTAAAGTAATTAATTTCCATCCTTCGAAACACTGCAGTTGTAGGTCATGGTCATATTGAAATTTAGAACTAAgcgtatgacgtcacataaatGCGATCTTCGGACATTTCGACTTGTTGCGAAAACTTATCAGTTTGCCTTGCTATTCATGTTGCCCACAAAAGCAAGTATTTAGTTCTTGTACCATATGTGTCGCAGCTACAGTTCTTACGTAGCACACTTGTTTAATTTAGTGGGAGGTAAAGTGCTGGTAAGGCTTGAAATTTCTATATACACTCATGTGTACTTTCCACTAAGACATTTCGCAAGTGCGGAACATATTGCAATATTGCATTGGGTCCTACGTGACTGCTGTGGGGTTTTTCAGCTGTGAATGTATACTAGCTAGACCAAAGTTAGTAGAGACGTTTTACTAGTTTAGTGTTTGCTTTGTAAGGGTATGTGTGATGAGGCCGTTAGGGCATGTGTGCtgcataaatataatattgtcAATAACATTCGGTTTGATTGAATTAGTGTACAAACTTAACCAAGTGTTCCGCTTGACTTTTCTACAGGTATGCAAGATACGTTACCGATATTGCAACAAATACGTGTTTAGTGTTTAACACAAATACAATAGCGAGTTGCATTAAAATGTTGCGCAAATTTTCGTCACTTTTTGTTAGTAGATGCGGAGCATATTGTTTACCGACGCAAATAGAACACATCACATCCACTGTGAATGCACCATTTATGGTTCATCAACAAAGAGCTGTTAAAGTGTATACGAAAACCGGAGATAAGGGGACCACTAGTCTATTTACAGGGGAGAGAAGAACCAAATTCCATGAAGTTTTCGATGCTCTTGGAGATGTAGATGAGTTAAACTCAAATATAGGACTAGCGCGACAACATTTAGTAGAATCACCTAAACATGTGGAACTAAACGACATTTCGAAATTTCTTGAAAGAATTCAATGCACACTGCTTGACATTGGGTCTTGTGTTGCTACACCACCAAACACTGCAACTGAAAAGCAGTTACAACGTACAGAGTTTGACAGCAAGTTAGTTGAAGAACTAGAAGAATGGATTGATCATTATTGGACAGCATTACCGGAGCtgaaaaactttattcttcCTTCTGGAGGCAAATCAAGCTGTTCACTTCATGTCTCACGAAGTGTCTGTCGACGAGCAGAGCGTAAAGTAtcagttttgtttcataaagaTGAGGTCAGTGCTGATGTTGCAAAGTATGTTAATCGACTCAGTGatcttttatttactttagCAAGATATGTGGCATTTGTTGAAGGTAAtgaagaaataatatataaaaagccAAAATAGCACTGACATTTTTGGGGGTTTTGTAGTTTTGAACAACTTTTTAACACTGTTtgcttggtttatttatttgggttgaaatattttcgagtgcagatatttttttgaatatgcTTATTGCTTACTAAACTCTTTTtgcttggtttatttattcagattGAAATATATCAATGTagttttaacttgtaatatcatcaaataaaatcatattacTCCTTATCCGATTTATTTGATTTGGGGTGAATATTTCattgatttcttttttaaaagtattacaACATAAAGTCTCATTCTATTCCAGTTCCAGGTTTAACatagttaataaaaaatttgttataatgGCGGATAATCGTAAAGTTATTCCGCCTGCAGTGAAGTTTTTGTTTGGGGGTTCTGCAGGGTGAGTATACTATGTGATTTTTTGTGTGATACTGTTAGGATAACTATTATTTTACTGTGTAGCGTTAAGTGTGCTCCGAtcacagatatatatatttaattatctaAATTTCACTATATGCATAAAGATTGCGTGTTGTGTAAAGTTGCCAGGTGgcgcaacatttttttagataattatataatatatattataggctataatatgtataattatatatatatatattaaatatctgTGCTTGGAGCACACTCAACTGCGACActactatttaaaaatacagctTGCTGtgccattttgtttttatatgagCTGAAGACCTATGTGAGGTTTTCTGATTACCTTATATGTTGAGAGTGTGCTATTTGTCTATTAAGTTTTCTCATTGGAGTTGATGTTTGCTTAAATCAATTATTACCTCACAGAATGGGAGCCACGCTGTTTGTCCAGCCACTAGATCTGGTGAAGAATCGCCTGCAATTAAGTGGTGTTGGTGGGCaagaaaaactttacaaaaacagCTTTGATGCGATTAGCAAAATATTGAGAAATGAAGGGATAATTGGAATATATACAGGGTaacatctttttttattatacatacaCTACTGTTTAGTTTTCTATAAAAGCTGTGCCTTTGCATATTgtgcaaataattttaaactgaaaagtTTTGTTGTATTCATAATTTTATCCTATTTCTCTAGCTATGTCAGACTGTCTTTTACCCACTCTGATTAGGGTTTCAGGTttctatattttgtgttatataaAACCTTACTCCCAACTTTCAGATTATCTGCTGGGTTGTTACGGCAAGCAACATACACAACCACCAGACTCGGTGTATACACAATCCTGCTTGATAAGTTCTCTGACAAAGATGGTAATCCTCCAAATTTCTTCAAGAAAGCAGCATTAGgttagtaattgttttgtGCACAACTGCACATGGTACTGTGTAGTGTATATAATTATAGTcgcatttttataaatatgttgaaCTGCTTCACAGTGGAGAAGCTGGTTACCCTTGGTAACACTGTATCAAAACACTATTTTTGAAACATACCAAATTAAACTCACAgacttatataaaaaagtttatgtgtatattatatatatgtcaaattttaaattgcaatcttcatatttagatttattacaattttcttTATCAGGAATGACAGCAGGAGCTTGTGGGGCATTTGTCGGTACTCCTGCTGAAGTTTCGCTAATCCGGATGACAGCGGATGGAAGACTTCCTCCAGAACAACAAAGAGGGTACACGAGTGTGTTTAATGCACTGTCAAGGATGGTCCAAGAGGAAGGAATACTCACTTTATGGAGGGTATGttctatattataatataacttaTCAGCGTGCAATGTGGTCAATACAATCCTCCGGCCCCATCTATAAGTGTTTTTATTACTATTGT
It includes:
- the LOC100183040 gene encoding uncharacterized protein LOC100183040, translating into MSFSNELMARQRPESQHIYSEIRDVDRTIANEELYAQLNRIETLPYFRDVNRTEAEDILERHAKEPGVFLLRWSSEPLRVAITSVVSKGRIAHVQIIVKQGTYHLEKDIPFHSIQDLVAYYACRPIPAFTQFNSDARLTKPIKRCIRPSSQPRIPGVSRPLQRPTICYSSQDQYRSFGDTDDTQPKHIVQSSCHCERHSYTSMRLQRR
- the LOC104266852 gene encoding cob(I)yrinic acid a,c-diamide adenosyltransferase, mitochondrial-like — encoded protein: MLRKFSSLFVSRCGAYCLPTQIEHITSTVNAPFMVHQQRAVKVYTKTGDKGTTSLFTGERRTKFHEVFDALGDVDELNSNIGLARQHLVESPKHVELNDISKFLERIQCTLLDIGSCVATPPNTATEKQLQRTEFDSKLVEELEEWIDHYWTALPELKNFILPSGGKSSCSLHVSRSVCRRAERKVSVLFHKDEVSADVAKYVNRLSDLLFTLARYVAFVEGNEEIIYKKPK
- the LOC100175272 gene encoding mitochondrial 2-oxoglutarate/malate carrier protein produces the protein MADNRKVIPPAVKFLFGGSAGMGATLFVQPLDLVKNRLQLSGVGGQEKLYKNSFDAISKILRNEGIIGIYTGLSAGLLRQATYTTTRLGVYTILLDKFSDKDGNPPNFFKKAALGMTAGACGAFVGTPAEVSLIRMTADGRLPPEQQRGYTSVFNALSRMVQEEGILTLWRGCIPTMGRAVVVNAAQLASYSQAKQMLLSTDYFHDNIFCHFVASMISGLITTAASMPVDIAKTRIQNMKTINGVPEYKGAIDVLGKVVRNEGFFCLWKGFTPYYFRLGPHTVLTFIFLEQMNSSYKRTFMS